In the genome of Populus alba chromosome 11, ASM523922v2, whole genome shotgun sequence, one region contains:
- the LOC118047423 gene encoding probable folate-biopterin transporter 4 isoform X1 has product MRIKDICMFFGVQKMIEWVKQLNKAFGASFLWLVCLIHFTQGFRSFVWTAVSYQLKDNLKLSPSASQFVSSIAFFPWSIKPLYGILSDCIPIKGRKRIPYLVIATLLSLVPWPMLGIDSNLRSSQWHLTVLLTVQNLGSAMSDVVVDAMIAEAVRSERASFAGDLQSITWLSIAVGGIWGSLLGGHALTNLQIDKIFLLFSVLPAIQLLSCRLVGENSADSKVSHESANSSNSHPGNGNGNILDEDNILLKKSSASATRRKRSKKNSNKRASMRTKSLIPEKGDSLISRWFHSLKTATYSLFRAFRQPIILRPMAWFFLAQITVPNLSTVMFYYQTEVLNLDGSFLGTARVVGWLGLMLGTFTYNRYLKTMKLRKILLWAHIGLSLLTLLDVILVSRLNLACGVSDKIMVVSGSAVADAVNQFKLMPFLILSGQLCPPGIEGTLFSLFMSINDLGSTVGSFVGAGLASILNLSSGSFDNLGLGIAIQVLCTFIPIAFLFLIPKEATGISA; this is encoded by the exons ATGAGAATTAAAGACATTTGCATGTTTTTTGGTGTTCAAAAGATGATAGAATGGGTAAAGCAGCTGAACAAGGCATTTGGGGCTTCATTTTTATGGCTTGTTTGCTTGATTCACTTCACTCag GGTTTTAGATCCTTTGTATGGACAGCAGTTTCCTATCAGCTAAAAGACAATCTTAAGCTGTCACCATCAGCCTCACAATTCGTGTCTTCAATAGCATTTTTCCCGTGGAGCATAAAGCCATTATACGg AATTTTGTCTGATTGCATCCCgataaaaggaaggaaaaggatACCATACCTAGTAATTGCAACTCTTCTCTCTCTAGTTCCCTGGCCTATGCTAGGCATAGATTCCAACTTGAGGAGTTCCCAATGGCATCTCACAGTCCTCTTGACAGTGCAGAACCTGGGCTCTGCCATGTCAGATGTTGTGGTTGATGCAATGATTGCTGAGGCAGTAAGATCTGAGAG GGCATCATTTGCTGGAGATCTGCAGTCCATAACTTGGTTGTCAATCGCTGTGGGTGGAATTTGGGGCAGTTTGTTAGGAGGACATGCATTGACCAACTTACAAATAGACAagattttcctccttttttctgTACTGCCAGCCATACAGTTATTATCATGTCGTTTGGTTGGGGAGAATTCTGCAGACAGTAAAGTTTCTCATGAGTCTGCCAATTCAAGCAACTCCCATCCAGGGAATGGGAATGGTAATATTTTGGACGAAGATAATATCTTGCTGAAGAAGTCCAGTGCAAGTGCTACAAGAAGAAAGAGGAGCAAAAAGAATAGCAACAAGAGGGCAAGTATGAGAACTAAATCCCTGATACCTGAGAAAGGCGATTCCTTAATATCACGTTGGTTCCACTCTCTGAAAACAGCTACTTACAGTTTGTTTCGTGCTTTTAGGCAGCCAATCATTTTGAG ACCAATGGCTTGGTTTTTCCTAGCACAGATTACTGTTCCAAACCTCTCAACGGTCATGTTCTATTACCAGACAGAGGTCTTGAACTTGGATGGATCCTTTTTGGGGACTGCACGTGTTGTTGGATGGTTAGGCCTCATGCTAGGAACCTTCACATACAATCGCTACTTAAAAACCATGAAACTACGGAAGATTCTCTT GTGGGCTCATATTGGGCTGTCTTTGTTGACCCTCCTAGATGTAATTTTAGTGTCTCGATTGAATCTTGCCTGTGGAGTTTCAGATAAGATCATGGTTGTCTCAGGATCTGCCGTTGCCGATGCTGTTAATCAATTCAA GTTAATGCCATTCCTTATATTATCTGGACAGTTATGTCCGCCAGGAATTGAAGGAACACTATTTTCCCTCTTCATGTCAATAAACGACTTAGGTTCCACAGTGGGATCTTTTGTGGGTGCAGGGTTGGCATCAATTTTGAACCTCTCCTCGGGATcttttgacaaccttggtttGGGCATTGCTATCCAAGTCCTGTGCACTTTCATTCCAATTGCTTTTCTATTTCTGATACCAAAAGAAGCCACAGGGATATCAGCATAG
- the LOC118047423 gene encoding probable folate-biopterin transporter 4 isoform X3 has protein sequence MRIKDICMFFGVQKMIEWVKQLNKAFGASFLWLVCLIHFTQGFRSFVWTAVSYQLKDNLKLSPSASQFVSSIAFFPWSIKPLYGILSDCIPIKGRKRIPYLVIATLLSLVPWPMLGIDSNLRSSQWHLTVLLTVQNLGSAMSDVVVDAMIAEAVRSERASFAGDLQSITWLSIAVGGIWGSLLGGHALTNLQIDKIFLLFSVLPAIQLLSCRLVGENSADSKVSHESANSSNSHPGNGNGNILDEDNILLKKSSASATRRKRSKKNSNKRASMRTKSLIPEKGDSLISRWFHSLKTATYSLFRAFRQPIILRPMAWFFLAQITVPNLSTVMFYYQTEVLNLDGSFLGTARVVGWLGLMLGTFTYNRYLKTMKLRKILLLMPFLILSGQLCPPGIEGTLFSLFMSINDLGSTVGSFVGAGLASILNLSSGSFDNLGLGIAIQVLCTFIPIAFLFLIPKEATGISA, from the exons ATGAGAATTAAAGACATTTGCATGTTTTTTGGTGTTCAAAAGATGATAGAATGGGTAAAGCAGCTGAACAAGGCATTTGGGGCTTCATTTTTATGGCTTGTTTGCTTGATTCACTTCACTCag GGTTTTAGATCCTTTGTATGGACAGCAGTTTCCTATCAGCTAAAAGACAATCTTAAGCTGTCACCATCAGCCTCACAATTCGTGTCTTCAATAGCATTTTTCCCGTGGAGCATAAAGCCATTATACGg AATTTTGTCTGATTGCATCCCgataaaaggaaggaaaaggatACCATACCTAGTAATTGCAACTCTTCTCTCTCTAGTTCCCTGGCCTATGCTAGGCATAGATTCCAACTTGAGGAGTTCCCAATGGCATCTCACAGTCCTCTTGACAGTGCAGAACCTGGGCTCTGCCATGTCAGATGTTGTGGTTGATGCAATGATTGCTGAGGCAGTAAGATCTGAGAG GGCATCATTTGCTGGAGATCTGCAGTCCATAACTTGGTTGTCAATCGCTGTGGGTGGAATTTGGGGCAGTTTGTTAGGAGGACATGCATTGACCAACTTACAAATAGACAagattttcctccttttttctgTACTGCCAGCCATACAGTTATTATCATGTCGTTTGGTTGGGGAGAATTCTGCAGACAGTAAAGTTTCTCATGAGTCTGCCAATTCAAGCAACTCCCATCCAGGGAATGGGAATGGTAATATTTTGGACGAAGATAATATCTTGCTGAAGAAGTCCAGTGCAAGTGCTACAAGAAGAAAGAGGAGCAAAAAGAATAGCAACAAGAGGGCAAGTATGAGAACTAAATCCCTGATACCTGAGAAAGGCGATTCCTTAATATCACGTTGGTTCCACTCTCTGAAAACAGCTACTTACAGTTTGTTTCGTGCTTTTAGGCAGCCAATCATTTTGAG ACCAATGGCTTGGTTTTTCCTAGCACAGATTACTGTTCCAAACCTCTCAACGGTCATGTTCTATTACCAGACAGAGGTCTTGAACTTGGATGGATCCTTTTTGGGGACTGCACGTGTTGTTGGATGGTTAGGCCTCATGCTAGGAACCTTCACATACAATCGCTACTTAAAAACCATGAAACTACGGAAGATTCTCTT GTTAATGCCATTCCTTATATTATCTGGACAGTTATGTCCGCCAGGAATTGAAGGAACACTATTTTCCCTCTTCATGTCAATAAACGACTTAGGTTCCACAGTGGGATCTTTTGTGGGTGCAGGGTTGGCATCAATTTTGAACCTCTCCTCGGGATcttttgacaaccttggtttGGGCATTGCTATCCAAGTCCTGTGCACTTTCATTCCAATTGCTTTTCTATTTCTGATACCAAAAGAAGCCACAGGGATATCAGCATAG
- the LOC118047423 gene encoding probable folate-biopterin transporter 4 isoform X2, whose amino-acid sequence MIEWVKQLNKAFGASFLWLVCLIHFTQGFRSFVWTAVSYQLKDNLKLSPSASQFVSSIAFFPWSIKPLYGILSDCIPIKGRKRIPYLVIATLLSLVPWPMLGIDSNLRSSQWHLTVLLTVQNLGSAMSDVVVDAMIAEAVRSERASFAGDLQSITWLSIAVGGIWGSLLGGHALTNLQIDKIFLLFSVLPAIQLLSCRLVGENSADSKVSHESANSSNSHPGNGNGNILDEDNILLKKSSASATRRKRSKKNSNKRASMRTKSLIPEKGDSLISRWFHSLKTATYSLFRAFRQPIILRPMAWFFLAQITVPNLSTVMFYYQTEVLNLDGSFLGTARVVGWLGLMLGTFTYNRYLKTMKLRKILLWAHIGLSLLTLLDVILVSRLNLACGVSDKIMVVSGSAVADAVNQFKLMPFLILSGQLCPPGIEGTLFSLFMSINDLGSTVGSFVGAGLASILNLSSGSFDNLGLGIAIQVLCTFIPIAFLFLIPKEATGISA is encoded by the exons ATGATAGAATGGGTAAAGCAGCTGAACAAGGCATTTGGGGCTTCATTTTTATGGCTTGTTTGCTTGATTCACTTCACTCag GGTTTTAGATCCTTTGTATGGACAGCAGTTTCCTATCAGCTAAAAGACAATCTTAAGCTGTCACCATCAGCCTCACAATTCGTGTCTTCAATAGCATTTTTCCCGTGGAGCATAAAGCCATTATACGg AATTTTGTCTGATTGCATCCCgataaaaggaaggaaaaggatACCATACCTAGTAATTGCAACTCTTCTCTCTCTAGTTCCCTGGCCTATGCTAGGCATAGATTCCAACTTGAGGAGTTCCCAATGGCATCTCACAGTCCTCTTGACAGTGCAGAACCTGGGCTCTGCCATGTCAGATGTTGTGGTTGATGCAATGATTGCTGAGGCAGTAAGATCTGAGAG GGCATCATTTGCTGGAGATCTGCAGTCCATAACTTGGTTGTCAATCGCTGTGGGTGGAATTTGGGGCAGTTTGTTAGGAGGACATGCATTGACCAACTTACAAATAGACAagattttcctccttttttctgTACTGCCAGCCATACAGTTATTATCATGTCGTTTGGTTGGGGAGAATTCTGCAGACAGTAAAGTTTCTCATGAGTCTGCCAATTCAAGCAACTCCCATCCAGGGAATGGGAATGGTAATATTTTGGACGAAGATAATATCTTGCTGAAGAAGTCCAGTGCAAGTGCTACAAGAAGAAAGAGGAGCAAAAAGAATAGCAACAAGAGGGCAAGTATGAGAACTAAATCCCTGATACCTGAGAAAGGCGATTCCTTAATATCACGTTGGTTCCACTCTCTGAAAACAGCTACTTACAGTTTGTTTCGTGCTTTTAGGCAGCCAATCATTTTGAG ACCAATGGCTTGGTTTTTCCTAGCACAGATTACTGTTCCAAACCTCTCAACGGTCATGTTCTATTACCAGACAGAGGTCTTGAACTTGGATGGATCCTTTTTGGGGACTGCACGTGTTGTTGGATGGTTAGGCCTCATGCTAGGAACCTTCACATACAATCGCTACTTAAAAACCATGAAACTACGGAAGATTCTCTT GTGGGCTCATATTGGGCTGTCTTTGTTGACCCTCCTAGATGTAATTTTAGTGTCTCGATTGAATCTTGCCTGTGGAGTTTCAGATAAGATCATGGTTGTCTCAGGATCTGCCGTTGCCGATGCTGTTAATCAATTCAA GTTAATGCCATTCCTTATATTATCTGGACAGTTATGTCCGCCAGGAATTGAAGGAACACTATTTTCCCTCTTCATGTCAATAAACGACTTAGGTTCCACAGTGGGATCTTTTGTGGGTGCAGGGTTGGCATCAATTTTGAACCTCTCCTCGGGATcttttgacaaccttggtttGGGCATTGCTATCCAAGTCCTGTGCACTTTCATTCCAATTGCTTTTCTATTTCTGATACCAAAAGAAGCCACAGGGATATCAGCATAG
- the LOC118047423 gene encoding probable folate-biopterin transporter 4 isoform X5 yields the protein MLGIDSNLRSSQWHLTVLLTVQNLGSAMSDVVVDAMIAEAVRSERASFAGDLQSITWLSIAVGGIWGSLLGGHALTNLQIDKIFLLFSVLPAIQLLSCRLVGENSADSKVSHESANSSNSHPGNGNGNILDEDNILLKKSSASATRRKRSKKNSNKRASMRTKSLIPEKGDSLISRWFHSLKTATYSLFRAFRQPIILRPMAWFFLAQITVPNLSTVMFYYQTEVLNLDGSFLGTARVVGWLGLMLGTFTYNRYLKTMKLRKILLWAHIGLSLLTLLDVILVSRLNLACGVSDKIMVVSGSAVADAVNQFKLMPFLILSGQLCPPGIEGTLFSLFMSINDLGSTVGSFVGAGLASILNLSSGSFDNLGLGIAIQVLCTFIPIAFLFLIPKEATGISA from the exons ATGCTAGGCATAGATTCCAACTTGAGGAGTTCCCAATGGCATCTCACAGTCCTCTTGACAGTGCAGAACCTGGGCTCTGCCATGTCAGATGTTGTGGTTGATGCAATGATTGCTGAGGCAGTAAGATCTGAGAG GGCATCATTTGCTGGAGATCTGCAGTCCATAACTTGGTTGTCAATCGCTGTGGGTGGAATTTGGGGCAGTTTGTTAGGAGGACATGCATTGACCAACTTACAAATAGACAagattttcctccttttttctgTACTGCCAGCCATACAGTTATTATCATGTCGTTTGGTTGGGGAGAATTCTGCAGACAGTAAAGTTTCTCATGAGTCTGCCAATTCAAGCAACTCCCATCCAGGGAATGGGAATGGTAATATTTTGGACGAAGATAATATCTTGCTGAAGAAGTCCAGTGCAAGTGCTACAAGAAGAAAGAGGAGCAAAAAGAATAGCAACAAGAGGGCAAGTATGAGAACTAAATCCCTGATACCTGAGAAAGGCGATTCCTTAATATCACGTTGGTTCCACTCTCTGAAAACAGCTACTTACAGTTTGTTTCGTGCTTTTAGGCAGCCAATCATTTTGAG ACCAATGGCTTGGTTTTTCCTAGCACAGATTACTGTTCCAAACCTCTCAACGGTCATGTTCTATTACCAGACAGAGGTCTTGAACTTGGATGGATCCTTTTTGGGGACTGCACGTGTTGTTGGATGGTTAGGCCTCATGCTAGGAACCTTCACATACAATCGCTACTTAAAAACCATGAAACTACGGAAGATTCTCTT GTGGGCTCATATTGGGCTGTCTTTGTTGACCCTCCTAGATGTAATTTTAGTGTCTCGATTGAATCTTGCCTGTGGAGTTTCAGATAAGATCATGGTTGTCTCAGGATCTGCCGTTGCCGATGCTGTTAATCAATTCAA GTTAATGCCATTCCTTATATTATCTGGACAGTTATGTCCGCCAGGAATTGAAGGAACACTATTTTCCCTCTTCATGTCAATAAACGACTTAGGTTCCACAGTGGGATCTTTTGTGGGTGCAGGGTTGGCATCAATTTTGAACCTCTCCTCGGGATcttttgacaaccttggtttGGGCATTGCTATCCAAGTCCTGTGCACTTTCATTCCAATTGCTTTTCTATTTCTGATACCAAAAGAAGCCACAGGGATATCAGCATAG
- the LOC118047423 gene encoding probable folate-biopterin transporter 4 isoform X4 has protein sequence MRIKDICMFFGVQKMIEWVKQLNKAFGASFLWLVCLIHFTQGFRSFVWTAVSYQLKDNLKLSPSASQFVSSIAFFPWSIKPLYGASFAGDLQSITWLSIAVGGIWGSLLGGHALTNLQIDKIFLLFSVLPAIQLLSCRLVGENSADSKVSHESANSSNSHPGNGNGNILDEDNILLKKSSASATRRKRSKKNSNKRASMRTKSLIPEKGDSLISRWFHSLKTATYSLFRAFRQPIILRPMAWFFLAQITVPNLSTVMFYYQTEVLNLDGSFLGTARVVGWLGLMLGTFTYNRYLKTMKLRKILLWAHIGLSLLTLLDVILVSRLNLACGVSDKIMVVSGSAVADAVNQFKLMPFLILSGQLCPPGIEGTLFSLFMSINDLGSTVGSFVGAGLASILNLSSGSFDNLGLGIAIQVLCTFIPIAFLFLIPKEATGISA, from the exons ATGAGAATTAAAGACATTTGCATGTTTTTTGGTGTTCAAAAGATGATAGAATGGGTAAAGCAGCTGAACAAGGCATTTGGGGCTTCATTTTTATGGCTTGTTTGCTTGATTCACTTCACTCag GGTTTTAGATCCTTTGTATGGACAGCAGTTTCCTATCAGCTAAAAGACAATCTTAAGCTGTCACCATCAGCCTCACAATTCGTGTCTTCAATAGCATTTTTCCCGTGGAGCATAAAGCCATTATACGg GGCATCATTTGCTGGAGATCTGCAGTCCATAACTTGGTTGTCAATCGCTGTGGGTGGAATTTGGGGCAGTTTGTTAGGAGGACATGCATTGACCAACTTACAAATAGACAagattttcctccttttttctgTACTGCCAGCCATACAGTTATTATCATGTCGTTTGGTTGGGGAGAATTCTGCAGACAGTAAAGTTTCTCATGAGTCTGCCAATTCAAGCAACTCCCATCCAGGGAATGGGAATGGTAATATTTTGGACGAAGATAATATCTTGCTGAAGAAGTCCAGTGCAAGTGCTACAAGAAGAAAGAGGAGCAAAAAGAATAGCAACAAGAGGGCAAGTATGAGAACTAAATCCCTGATACCTGAGAAAGGCGATTCCTTAATATCACGTTGGTTCCACTCTCTGAAAACAGCTACTTACAGTTTGTTTCGTGCTTTTAGGCAGCCAATCATTTTGAG ACCAATGGCTTGGTTTTTCCTAGCACAGATTACTGTTCCAAACCTCTCAACGGTCATGTTCTATTACCAGACAGAGGTCTTGAACTTGGATGGATCCTTTTTGGGGACTGCACGTGTTGTTGGATGGTTAGGCCTCATGCTAGGAACCTTCACATACAATCGCTACTTAAAAACCATGAAACTACGGAAGATTCTCTT GTGGGCTCATATTGGGCTGTCTTTGTTGACCCTCCTAGATGTAATTTTAGTGTCTCGATTGAATCTTGCCTGTGGAGTTTCAGATAAGATCATGGTTGTCTCAGGATCTGCCGTTGCCGATGCTGTTAATCAATTCAA GTTAATGCCATTCCTTATATTATCTGGACAGTTATGTCCGCCAGGAATTGAAGGAACACTATTTTCCCTCTTCATGTCAATAAACGACTTAGGTTCCACAGTGGGATCTTTTGTGGGTGCAGGGTTGGCATCAATTTTGAACCTCTCCTCGGGATcttttgacaaccttggtttGGGCATTGCTATCCAAGTCCTGTGCACTTTCATTCCAATTGCTTTTCTATTTCTGATACCAAAAGAAGCCACAGGGATATCAGCATAG